A genome region from Brassica oleracea var. oleracea cultivar TO1000 chromosome C2, BOL, whole genome shotgun sequence includes the following:
- the LOC106321940 gene encoding uncharacterized protein LOC106321940: MDDSNTRSQTKKTKKLQKDKNKKKNIPTVWFSLKKSLHCKSEPSDVHVPKSTKHLTTISTKRITTVNSPLPSAGCGGGLSGCSRSIANLKDVIHGSKRHFEKPPISSPRSIGSNEFLNPITHEVILSNSTCELKITGVGDMASPAGATESGGGGGGNGRSTTFVGMLRPGTPMHHLNHSASHRSQASSTAAKKGSFASSERDGIGEGFHTKRRVSLEMNRDSAVVNGGKYSVSCHKCGEQFSKLEAAEAHHLSKHAVTELVEGDSSRKIVEIICRTSWLKSENQCGRIDRVLKVHNMQKTLARFEEYRETVKIRASKLQKKHPRCLADGNELLRFHGTTVACGLGINGSTSLCTAEKCCVCRIIRNGFSAKREKNNGVGVFTASTSGRAFESILVEEGDGERTVRKVLIVCRVIAGRVHRPVENVEEINGLMMSGFDSLAGKVGLYTNVEELYLLNPRALLPCFVVICKS; this comes from the exons ATGGACGATTCAAACACAAGAAGCCAAACTAAGAAGACGAAGAAGCTTCAGAAAGACAAGAACAAGAAGAAGAACATCCCTACTGTTTGGTTCTCTCTCAAGAAATCTCTCCACTGCAAATCCGAACCATCCGACGTCCACGTCCCCAAATCCACAAAACACCTCACCACAATCTCCACCAAGCGCATCACCACCGTCAACTCCCCCCTACCCTCCGCCGGATGCGGCGGCGGTTTATCCGGATGCTCGAGATCGATAGCGAATCTCAAAGACGTGATCCACGGAAGCAAACGCCACTTCGAGAAACCGCCGATAAGCAGTCCTCGCTCCATCGGAAGCAACGAGTTCCTCAACCCCATAACTCACGAAGTCATCCTCAGCAACTCCACCTGCGAGCTCAAAATCACCGGCGTCGGAGACATGGCTTCCCCCGCCGGAGCAACGGAATCCGGCGGCGGCGGAGGAGGAAACGGACGGTCGACGACTTTTGTGGGGATGTTGAGGCCGGGAACGCCGATGCATCATCTGAACCATTCTGCTTCTCACCGGAGCCAAGCTTCGTCGACGGCGGCGAAAAAGGGCTCCTTTGCTTCGTCGGAGAGAGACGGAATAGGAGAAGGGTTTCACACAAAGAGGAGAGTTTCTTTGGAGATGAACAGAGACTCCGCCGTTGTCAACGGAGGCAAATACTCTGTTTCTTGCCATAAATGTGGTGAACAGTTCAGCAAACTCGAAGCTGCAGAAGCTCATCATCTCTCTAAACACGCCG TGACGGAGCTCGTAGAAGGCGACTCGTCGAGGAAGATAGTGGAGATAATCTGTAGAACGAGCTGGTTAAAGTCAGAGAACCAATGCGGGAGAATAGACCGCGTCCTAAAAGTACACAACATGCAGAAGACACTAGCTCGGTTCGAGGAGTACAGAGAGACGGTGAAGATCAGAGCGAGCAAGCTCCAGAAGAAGCATCCGAGATGTCTCGCCGACGGCAACGAGCTCCTCAGGTTCCACGGCACCACCGTCGCTTGCGGTTTGGGGATAAACGGGTCGACGAGCCTCTGCACGGCGGAGAAATGCTGCGTCTGCCGGATCATACGGAACGGGTTCTCGGCTAAGCGGGAGAAGAATAACGGGGTTGGGGTTTTCACGGCTTCGACGAGTGGGAGAGCGTTTGAGTCGATTTTGGTGGAGGAGGGAGATGGGGAGAGGACGGTGAGGAAGGTGTTGATTGTGTGTAGGGTTATAGCCGGGAGAGTTCATAGGCCGGTGGAGAATGTGGAGGAGATAAATGGGTTGATGATGAGTGGGTTTGATTCTTTGGCTGGAAAAGTTGGGTTGTATACAAATGTGGAGGAGCTTTATTTGCTTAATCCTAGAGCTTTGCTTCCTTGCTTTGTGGTTATCTGCAAGTCTTAA
- the LOC106322783 gene encoding 50S ribosomal protein L24, chloroplastic-like, translated as MATMMTSLQSSFTSLSISSNSSFLGQRLLSPISLSAASPVKPTGNPCLVFAKLKRWERKKCKPNSLPILHKMHVKFGDTVKVISGRDKGKIGEVTKIFTHNSTIVIKDVNLKTKHMKSREEGEPGQILKIEAPIHSSNVMLYSKEKEVVSRVGHKVLEDGQKVRYLIKTGELIDTVEKWKQLKEAKDKETSQVAAASAS; from the exons ATGGCGACCATGATGACTTCTCTTCAGAGCTCGTTTACATCTCTTTCGATATCCTCCAACTCCTCCTTCCTCGGCCAGCGTCTCCTTTCCCCGATTTCCCTCTCCGCCGCTTCTCCG GTCAAGCCCACCGGAAACCCATGTCTTGTTTTTGCTAAG CTTAAGCGTTGGGAACGGAAGAAATGCAAACCAAACAGTCTTCCAATTCTGCACAAAATGCATGTCAAGTTTGGTGATACTGTCAAAGTTATATCTGGACGAGACAAGGGCAAAATTGGAGAAGTCACTAAGATCTTTACCCACAACAGCACCATTGTCATCAAAGATGTCAACCTCAAGACCAAACACATGAAGAGCCGTGAAGAGGGTGAGCCTGGCCAAATTCTCAAG ATTGAAGCACCGATTCACAGCTCAAATGTGATGCTGTATTCGAAAGAAAAGGAGGTGGTTAGCCGGGTGGGTCACAAGGTCCTCGAGGATGGACAGAAGGTGAGGTATCTGATCAAAACTGGGGAACTTATAGACACCGTTGAGAAGTGGAAGCAACTTAAGGAGGCCAAGGATAAAGAAACATCCCAAGTTGCAGCTGCCTCAGCATCTTAG
- the LOC106325860 gene encoding probable leucine-rich repeat receptor-like serine/threonine-protein kinase At5g15730, whose amino-acid sequence MEGESFGLIVGISLGLVIGVLLAMAAFLCFRYHSQKPQILNSVSSRSATLQIRENGPDACNIMSDSTLGPDSPMKSSSNGRSVWLAGFSKRSNVISASGILEYSYRDLQKATCNFTNLIGQGAFGPVYKAQMSTGETVAVKVLATDSKQGQKEFHTEVMLLGRLHHRNLVNLVGYCAEKGQHMLIYVYMSKGSLASRLYSNKYEPLSWDLRVYIALDVARGLEYLHDGAVPCVIHRDIKSSNILLDQSMRARVADFGLSREEMVNKHAANIRGTFGYLDPEYISTKTFTKKSDVYGFGVLLFELIAARNPQQGLMEYVELAAMNAEEKVGWEEIVDSRLDGRFDLQEVNEVAVFAYKCVSRAPRKRPNMRDVVQVLTRVVKVRHSRKRQKKSSLLPPTVESSVEQTGDRSGLSENHRRDNFMDSTLED is encoded by the exons ATGGAAGGAGAATCCTTTGGTTTGATCGTTGGGATCTCACTTGGTTTGGTGATCGGTGTGCTGTTAGCTATGGCAGCATTCTTATGCTTTAGGTACCATAGCCAGAAACCTCAGATTCTCAACAGTGTTTCAAGCAGAAGTGCTACGCTTCAAATCAGAGAGAATGGACCTGATGCTTGCAACATCATGTCGGATTCGACTCTTGGTCCAGACTCACCTATGAAATCATCAAGCAACGGGAGGTCTGTTTGGCTTGCTGGGTTTAGCAAGAGGAGCAATGTGATCTCTGCTTCTGGCATTTTGGAATATTCTTACAG GGATTTGCAGAAAGCAACATGCAATTTCACGAATTTGATAGGCCAAGGAGCATTTGGACCTGTCTACAAAGCTCAAATGTCCACCGGTGAGACTGTTGCTGTCAAAGTTCTTGCCACTGATTCTAAACAGGGCCAAAAAGAGTTCCACACAGAG GTTATGTTATTGGGGAGGTTACATCACCGTAACCTAGTGAACTTGGTCGGCTATTGCGCAGAGAAAGGACAACACATGCTTATATATGTCTACATGAGTAAGGGAAGCTTAGCTTCTCGCTTGTACA GCAATAAATATGAACCGCTGAGCTGGGATTTGAGAGTATATATTGCTTTAGATGTGGCACGCGGTCTAGAGTATCTTCATGATGGG GCTGTTCCTTGTGTAATCCACAGAGATATCAAATCTTCCAACATTTTGTTGGATCAGTCAATGAGAGCTCGG GTTGCTGACTTTGGCCTGTCTAGAGAAGAAATGGTAAACAAACATGCAGCTAACATCAGAGGAACTTTTGGTTACCTTGATCCAGAGTATATCTCCACAAAAACATTCACCAAGAAAAGTGATGTTTATGGTTTTGGGGTTTTGCTTTTTGAGCTTATAGCTGCAAGAAACCCTCAACAAGGTCTTATGGAATATGTTGAACTG GCGGCGATGAATGCAGAGGAAAAGGTTGGTTGGGAAGAAATTGTGGATTCGAGATTAGATGGGAGATTTGATTTGCAAGAAGTGAATGAAGTTGCGGTTTTTGCATATAAATGCGTCTCTCGTGCACCGAGAAAACGTCCCAACATGAGGGATGTTGTGCAGGTTTTGACACGTGTTGTCAAGGTGAGACATTCAAGAAAACGTCAGAAGAAGTCTTCCTTGCTTCCACCTACGGTGGAGTCAAGTGTTGAGCAGACTGGAGATAGATCGGGTCTGTCGGAAAATCATAGGAGAGATAATTTCATGGACAGTACACTTGAAGACTAG